In one Thalassoroseus pseudoceratinae genomic region, the following are encoded:
- a CDS encoding DUF3320 domain-containing protein encodes MTGDRTTGLTIHADLTDCINYASWQNSVPLLRSLELQNESGQDIQSSNSLGELSLQLTTSPAFTRPKQWMIQRIAAGEQLTIRDRDVQLDSDYLNGLNEAERGRVTLRLQQGDTVLSEVVHDIRVLARDEWGGLGSMSELLAAFVMPNDPSLAPILKSAGKILGQHGHSTALDGYQRHDPQRAYLLAAAIWSAVAERSLTYANPPSSFEQKGQKVRRPSTVLRDGLATCLDSTLLFAAAMEAIGLNPVIVMTDGHCFVGVWLVERSFDRLIETDCSEVRKAIAAKELITFETTLVTHNPPARFQDAIQTAEHATRESNESQYLATIDIKRARMAQFRPLASHDKPVRDGIEPVETSGPLPLPAVPDLGHSAMDVSEVKPTTPEGRIERWQRKLLDLSLRNRLLNFKLNKQSIPLVCPDISRLEDRLGDGTKLRMISLSDHNPIGERDAELHRQKTNQELDTEFAKQALARDEIACDLTEDELAKRLTTLYRNVRNDLAEGGSNTLFLAVGFLKWKQKPDDTKSYRAPLLLVPVKLIRKSALSPYHLAQHEDEIRFNATLIQLLKKDFDRDLSWFEGDLPTDESGVDVPQILSRMRAEVRDIPGFEVVDESALGTFSFAKYLMWKDLVDRVDQLEQNRVVRHLIRDPGQPFDRGAGTIPHPQEVDQRFEPQEIYHPLPADSSQLAAVMAASEGQDFVLIGPPGTGKSQTIANIISQCLAVKKTVLFVAEKTAALDVVYRRLKEHGLGDCCLELHSSKAERRKFLDQLEGSWLNNQRAKPNEWLTINERLKIRRDELNAYVSAIHTQHPNGWTVYEAMGECVKGREIQTPEFDWADSVEHDTDAYWNLTTIIDELARTYSALDSNVSLPAVKTTQWSAGWEAKLLAECEQLKEAATAFRQALSSFSKSVGLPEMRDCLFTELDNLNRFATALVDCVGDDLRIIFNKQFAKLPAAASELATAIEGYQEARERAAANYDESLESIPIDDIDTQWRQAVASFWPMSWFARRKVTRLLQSYATSGQANPASDISAIRQIRQHSKSIENSPLAEINGRWNAHETDVKALRQHLDKASGVRQAIRSVGRSSENTNAVLKTIYPILAGQSVDSPILEATREFLAATKALSQSVKSFRAVSDGTPISRESSEIATAAIDAAQSIQRHRTQLQRWTAWCGIKKQAKAVGLNSFRRDLENRRIAPSEMAASFRVAYARWWVTKAIDRSPVLQSFQRFKHEDAIQDFRKLDDLARETAASQALQAVAHQLPAPDSGVPRKSELGLLRHQMNLKRPSKSIREVISNMPETFGKLAPCLLMSPLSIAQYLPADQAIFDVVIFDEASQITTWDAIGAIARGQQTIIVGDPKQLPPTNFFGRVDDDETNDELEDHEKDLESILDEAKASGLPTLLLNWHYRSRHESLIAFSNYNYYGNKLVTFPAAESEDRGVSFCHQPGALYDRGKSRTNRQEAEAIVRDAVARMKRNLELPETDRLTFGVITFNSQQQTLIQDLFDQAQREHPELDWYFADERIEPTVVKNLENVQGDERDVMFFSITFGQDATGRPIPLTFGALNRDGGERRLNVAVTRARQELLVYSSFTADQLNAERSQARGVRDLKAFLEYAEKGPRTIQARTDGSVGGLESAFEEAVAEALDARGWQVVPQVGVSGFRVDLGIRHPDKPGAYLAGVECDGATYHRSAVARDRDKTRQQVLENLGWNILRVWSPDWWYDSANAIEQLHNALNVLLRTQREIDEETSAVDDRQASHEVEPADFTESMRQNGESTLYYQRSSLPDASHAQDQFFDAAYDEPLRQMARSMLDQEAPIRDDVLAKQIARLHGFARTGAKIRNRILELLTDVPSNEESTGRFLWSGENPLPIIEYRHPLSDEDKRSIDEISIAELRGLLEARPELATDSDPAIAMARTIGFARLSQSARERLEEAIKLFLESKN; translated from the coding sequence ATGACCGGTGATCGTACCACGGGACTCACGATCCACGCCGATTTGACGGATTGCATCAATTATGCATCCTGGCAAAACTCCGTTCCGCTGCTTCGCTCGTTGGAACTGCAGAATGAATCGGGACAAGACATACAGTCCTCGAACTCATTGGGTGAGCTAAGCCTGCAATTGACGACTAGCCCAGCGTTCACTCGCCCGAAACAGTGGATGATTCAGCGGATTGCCGCGGGAGAACAACTCACAATCCGTGATCGCGATGTCCAGCTCGATTCCGATTATTTGAATGGCTTGAACGAAGCGGAACGTGGGCGAGTCACCTTGCGATTACAACAAGGGGATACGGTTCTTTCCGAAGTCGTCCACGACATTCGCGTGCTCGCGCGGGACGAATGGGGCGGTCTCGGATCGATGAGTGAATTGTTGGCAGCGTTCGTGATGCCGAACGATCCGTCGCTGGCTCCTATTCTCAAGTCGGCTGGTAAAATTCTGGGGCAGCATGGGCACTCAACGGCGCTCGACGGGTATCAACGCCACGATCCGCAACGAGCTTATCTCCTTGCAGCTGCTATCTGGTCGGCTGTGGCGGAACGATCGCTGACGTACGCGAACCCACCGAGCAGTTTCGAACAGAAGGGTCAGAAGGTTCGTCGTCCGTCCACAGTCCTGAGGGATGGCTTGGCCACCTGTCTCGACAGCACACTTCTCTTCGCCGCCGCGATGGAAGCAATCGGTCTCAACCCTGTAATCGTGATGACCGACGGTCACTGCTTCGTCGGCGTTTGGCTTGTCGAGCGTTCCTTCGATCGGTTGATCGAAACCGACTGTAGCGAAGTCCGCAAAGCAATTGCAGCCAAAGAGTTGATCACGTTCGAAACGACCTTGGTGACGCACAATCCGCCGGCGCGTTTTCAGGATGCCATTCAAACCGCCGAACACGCAACCCGCGAGTCGAATGAATCGCAATACTTGGCGACCATTGACATCAAGCGGGCACGAATGGCCCAATTTCGGCCGTTGGCATCGCATGATAAACCAGTGCGAGACGGGATTGAACCAGTCGAAACGTCTGGGCCGCTTCCATTACCTGCGGTTCCTGATCTGGGCCACTCGGCGATGGACGTGTCCGAGGTCAAACCAACCACGCCGGAAGGTCGAATCGAACGTTGGCAACGCAAGCTGCTTGATTTGTCGTTGCGAAACCGACTGCTGAATTTCAAGTTGAACAAGCAATCAATCCCGCTCGTTTGCCCAGACATTTCGCGGTTGGAAGATCGGCTCGGCGATGGGACGAAATTGCGGATGATCTCATTGAGTGATCACAATCCGATTGGCGAGCGAGATGCCGAACTGCATCGGCAAAAGACCAACCAAGAACTCGACACTGAGTTTGCTAAACAAGCTCTTGCGCGGGACGAGATTGCTTGTGATCTTACAGAGGACGAGCTCGCAAAACGGCTCACCACGTTGTATCGCAATGTCCGCAACGACCTAGCGGAAGGCGGGTCGAATACGTTGTTCTTGGCCGTCGGCTTTTTGAAATGGAAGCAAAAACCGGATGACACGAAATCGTACCGAGCACCGTTGCTGCTTGTGCCGGTGAAGCTCATTCGCAAAAGTGCATTGTCGCCTTATCACCTGGCACAACACGAAGATGAAATCCGATTCAATGCGACATTGATTCAGCTCTTAAAGAAGGACTTCGACCGAGATTTGTCTTGGTTCGAAGGCGATCTGCCGACGGATGAGAGCGGCGTTGATGTCCCTCAGATTCTCAGCCGGATGCGGGCGGAAGTTCGAGACATTCCCGGATTCGAGGTGGTCGATGAGTCAGCTTTGGGAACGTTCTCTTTCGCCAAATACCTGATGTGGAAAGACCTGGTCGATCGTGTCGACCAGTTGGAGCAGAACCGTGTGGTTCGGCATTTGATTCGCGATCCCGGTCAGCCATTTGACAGGGGTGCCGGAACGATCCCCCATCCGCAGGAAGTCGATCAGCGTTTTGAGCCGCAGGAAATCTACCACCCACTGCCAGCCGATTCATCGCAATTGGCGGCGGTGATGGCCGCTTCGGAAGGGCAAGACTTCGTCCTGATCGGCCCACCGGGAACCGGAAAAAGTCAGACCATTGCGAACATTATTTCGCAGTGTCTCGCTGTTAAGAAGACCGTGTTGTTCGTGGCAGAAAAGACGGCGGCGTTGGATGTGGTTTATCGGCGGCTCAAAGAACATGGGCTTGGCGATTGCTGCTTGGAACTTCATAGCAGCAAAGCCGAACGCCGCAAGTTTCTGGATCAACTGGAAGGCTCTTGGCTGAACAACCAGCGGGCCAAGCCGAACGAATGGTTGACGATCAACGAACGGCTCAAAATTCGACGTGATGAGTTGAATGCCTATGTGTCGGCGATCCATACTCAACACCCGAACGGTTGGACGGTCTATGAGGCAATGGGCGAATGTGTCAAAGGTCGCGAAATTCAGACGCCAGAATTCGATTGGGCCGATTCTGTCGAACACGATACCGACGCCTATTGGAACCTGACGACAATCATCGATGAACTTGCTCGGACTTACAGTGCGCTTGACTCGAATGTCTCGCTTCCCGCTGTGAAGACAACACAGTGGTCCGCGGGTTGGGAAGCAAAACTGCTCGCCGAATGCGAACAGTTAAAAGAGGCCGCAACTGCGTTTCGACAGGCGTTGAGTTCGTTTTCGAAATCCGTTGGTTTGCCGGAAATGAGAGATTGCTTGTTCACCGAGTTGGACAATCTCAATCGATTCGCGACGGCATTAGTCGATTGTGTCGGTGACGATCTGCGGATTATCTTCAACAAACAATTCGCCAAGCTGCCCGCAGCCGCAAGTGAATTGGCGACGGCGATCGAAGGGTATCAAGAGGCCCGCGAACGAGCCGCCGCGAACTACGATGAATCGCTTGAATCGATTCCGATCGACGATATCGACACGCAATGGCGACAAGCCGTGGCTTCGTTCTGGCCGATGTCGTGGTTTGCACGCCGGAAGGTCACCCGCTTGCTGCAAAGCTATGCAACGAGTGGGCAAGCCAATCCCGCCAGCGACATTTCCGCAATCCGTCAGATTCGCCAGCATTCGAAGTCCATCGAAAACAGTCCATTGGCTGAAATCAATGGACGATGGAATGCCCATGAAACCGATGTGAAAGCCCTCCGACAACACCTCGACAAAGCGAGCGGGGTTCGCCAAGCCATCCGATCGGTTGGACGTTCGTCGGAAAACACCAATGCCGTTTTAAAAACGATTTATCCGATTCTCGCAGGGCAGTCAGTGGATTCACCGATCCTCGAAGCGACACGAGAGTTCTTGGCGGCGACGAAGGCGCTCTCCCAATCCGTGAAGTCCTTTCGCGCCGTTTCGGATGGCACTCCGATTTCGCGGGAGTCTTCGGAAATCGCAACGGCCGCGATCGACGCCGCTCAGTCGATTCAACGACATCGCACACAGTTGCAACGCTGGACTGCATGGTGTGGTATCAAGAAGCAAGCGAAAGCCGTCGGACTCAATTCCTTTCGCCGCGACCTGGAAAATCGTCGGATTGCACCAAGCGAAATGGCGGCTTCGTTTCGTGTTGCCTATGCCCGTTGGTGGGTGACGAAGGCCATTGATCGCTCGCCAGTGCTGCAATCCTTCCAACGATTCAAACACGAAGATGCGATCCAGGATTTCAGGAAACTGGACGACTTGGCACGTGAAACTGCGGCGTCTCAGGCTTTGCAAGCCGTTGCGCACCAATTACCGGCGCCAGATTCTGGAGTCCCACGCAAGTCGGAGTTGGGGTTGCTGCGTCACCAAATGAATCTGAAACGCCCGAGCAAATCGATTCGAGAAGTTATCTCGAATATGCCGGAGACCTTCGGAAAGCTCGCTCCGTGTTTGCTGATGTCTCCGTTGTCGATTGCTCAATACTTACCGGCAGACCAAGCAATTTTTGATGTCGTCATCTTTGACGAGGCCTCACAAATTACTACTTGGGACGCCATCGGGGCGATCGCTCGCGGTCAGCAAACCATCATCGTTGGCGACCCAAAACAATTGCCGCCAACCAACTTCTTTGGACGGGTGGACGACGACGAAACGAATGACGAGCTCGAAGATCACGAGAAAGACTTGGAGAGCATTCTCGACGAAGCAAAAGCATCGGGCCTGCCAACGCTGTTGTTGAATTGGCACTACCGCAGTCGACACGAATCGTTGATTGCGTTCTCAAACTACAACTACTATGGCAACAAACTTGTCACCTTTCCCGCCGCCGAGTCTGAAGACCGGGGCGTGTCGTTCTGTCATCAACCCGGTGCGCTCTACGACCGTGGAAAAAGCCGGACGAATCGCCAGGAAGCCGAAGCGATTGTGCGTGATGCCGTCGCCCGAATGAAACGCAATCTGGAACTTCCTGAGACCGACCGATTGACCTTCGGAGTCATCACATTCAACTCTCAGCAGCAAACGTTAATTCAAGATTTGTTCGATCAAGCGCAACGCGAACATCCCGAGCTCGATTGGTATTTTGCCGATGAGCGAATTGAACCCACGGTAGTTAAGAATCTGGAAAACGTGCAGGGGGACGAACGCGATGTGATGTTCTTCTCGATTACATTTGGTCAAGACGCCACTGGTCGCCCCATTCCGTTGACATTCGGTGCGTTGAACCGAGACGGTGGGGAGCGACGATTGAACGTGGCGGTCACTCGGGCTCGACAAGAACTGCTCGTGTATTCTTCCTTCACCGCGGACCAACTCAACGCAGAGCGTTCGCAGGCCCGTGGCGTTCGGGATCTCAAAGCGTTCTTGGAATACGCGGAGAAAGGCCCACGTACCATTCAGGCACGCACGGATGGCAGTGTCGGTGGTCTGGAATCTGCATTCGAGGAAGCTGTCGCCGAGGCGTTGGACGCTCGTGGCTGGCAAGTGGTACCGCAGGTGGGGGTCTCCGGGTTTCGCGTTGATCTTGGGATTCGGCATCCAGATAAACCCGGCGCGTACCTCGCTGGTGTGGAGTGCGACGGAGCCACGTATCATCGGTCCGCTGTGGCTCGCGACCGCGACAAAACCCGGCAGCAAGTGTTAGAAAACTTGGGTTGGAATATCTTGCGAGTCTGGTCGCCGGACTGGTGGTACGATTCGGCCAACGCGATTGAGCAGCTTCACAACGCTCTCAATGTATTACTGAGAACCCAACGCGAAATTGACGAGGAAACCTCCGCGGTCGACGATCGGCAAGCGTCCCATGAAGTCGAACCCGCTGACTTCACGGAGTCGATGCGTCAAAATGGTGAATCGACATTGTACTATCAGCGATCGTCGTTGCCGGATGCGAGTCATGCTCAGGATCAGTTTTTTGATGCAGCTTACGATGAACCGTTGAGGCAGATGGCCCGATCGATGCTTGATCAGGAAGCACCGATTCGCGATGACGTCTTGGCCAAACAGATTGCACGTCTGCATGGGTTTGCCCGCACCGGGGCGAAAATTCGCAACCGAATTTTGGAATTGTTGACCGACGTTCCTTCGAATGAGGAATCGACCGGCCGGTTCCTCTGGTCTGGCGAGAATCCGTTGCCAATCATCGAGTATCGTCATCCGCTGTCTGATGAAGATAAACGCAGCATCGACGAGATTTCGATCGCGGAACTGCGAGGACTGTTGGAGGCGCGTCCTGAACTAGCCACCGATAGTGATCCCGCGATCGCAATGGCCAGGACCATCGGATTCGCCCGCCTTTCACAATCTGCCCGCGAACGGCTTGAGGAAGCGATCAAACTCTTCTTGGAATCGAAGAACTAG
- a CDS encoding right-handed parallel beta-helix repeat-containing protein, which yields MLSTGNPLQALDLTADFYVSPSGSDDWSGTLATPNEQQTDGPFQTLQCARDAVRELQRKRSGDIEVLIRGGTYRLEKTVVFGLQDSGQTNSTITYAAYPGETPVFSAGQEIREWTNLTNAQAALPKEAIGKVLVADVSSRFRVLFDSEGLLPRARSKGFIPRHGGSRNQFYFPAGRLRNWPNIEDVEIVVRPHHAWIVNILPLKSVDEQRQIAQTSIDATYAMNPLHFLKQTESCWVENTLEELDEPGEWVLNSKEGKLYLWPRNDSPVLAPQLTELIRIEGEIDKAGPEDKPVRNLQFRGLTFTHGDRYQLAANDAGLQHDWDMHDKPNALVRLRGTKNCVIEQCRFIHSGSGAIRVDLRGQENSISGNVIEHIGGTGILLCGYGPGTKDVNRKNNVSNNHIHHTGQIYWHSPGIMIWQSGENRVANNLIHHTPYTGIILSGCMTHFFGRQGRELGRTIRRHELGRLPKRLRFGDVRPYLHTHENVVEYNEIHHAMELLGDGNGIYIRGAGSGNVIRRNYIHHLVAPTKMQAAIRTDGGQRDTLIAENLIYKCTSQGIILKLNNRCENNIIADVIAPPRGYYLSLREGPMTGATIKRNIFYSSADDCTFIDELPPGRGRTTEDRRGRTLAASKQADTNQNIYFCAANRKLGVEMLKRQHADGVDVDSLAVDPMFVDAAHGDFQLKSESPALMMGFVPFDMSKVGLTDER from the coding sequence ATGCTTTCGACTGGAAATCCATTACAGGCATTGGACTTGACTGCTGACTTTTACGTGTCGCCTAGTGGTTCCGACGATTGGTCCGGGACTTTGGCAACTCCGAACGAGCAGCAGACAGACGGGCCGTTCCAGACGCTGCAGTGTGCACGCGATGCAGTGAGGGAATTACAAAGAAAACGGTCCGGTGACATAGAAGTCCTCATCCGCGGCGGAACCTATCGTCTTGAGAAAACCGTCGTCTTCGGGCTACAGGATTCGGGACAAACCAACTCGACAATTACCTACGCTGCTTATCCTGGTGAGACGCCAGTTTTCAGTGCTGGTCAAGAAATTCGCGAGTGGACCAATCTAACGAATGCACAGGCAGCGTTACCCAAAGAAGCGATTGGCAAGGTGCTGGTCGCGGACGTTTCGAGTCGGTTTCGTGTTCTTTTCGATTCCGAGGGCCTCCTGCCGCGGGCTCGTTCGAAGGGCTTTATTCCACGGCATGGCGGAAGCCGAAATCAGTTTTACTTTCCTGCTGGCCGCCTGAGAAACTGGCCGAATATCGAAGACGTTGAGATCGTCGTTCGTCCACATCACGCATGGATTGTCAATATTCTGCCACTGAAGTCTGTCGACGAGCAGAGGCAAATCGCGCAAACGTCGATCGATGCGACATATGCGATGAACCCGTTGCACTTTCTCAAGCAAACAGAATCGTGCTGGGTCGAGAATACGTTGGAAGAACTCGACGAACCGGGCGAGTGGGTCCTGAATTCCAAGGAAGGTAAACTCTATCTCTGGCCACGGAACGACTCGCCTGTGCTGGCTCCGCAACTGACCGAATTGATTCGTATCGAAGGCGAGATCGACAAGGCTGGTCCTGAAGATAAACCGGTCCGCAACCTGCAATTCCGTGGCTTGACGTTCACGCACGGTGACCGCTATCAGTTAGCAGCGAACGATGCCGGGCTACAACACGACTGGGACATGCACGATAAACCAAACGCTCTCGTTCGGTTGCGTGGAACGAAGAACTGTGTGATCGAACAATGTCGGTTCATTCACAGTGGCAGTGGAGCAATTCGTGTCGATTTGCGCGGTCAAGAGAATTCGATCTCCGGTAATGTGATCGAGCACATCGGTGGGACGGGCATTCTGCTGTGCGGCTACGGCCCGGGCACCAAGGACGTGAATCGGAAGAACAACGTATCCAATAATCATATTCACCATACCGGCCAAATCTACTGGCACTCCCCCGGCATTATGATATGGCAAAGCGGCGAGAATCGCGTTGCCAACAATCTCATCCATCACACGCCTTACACCGGTATCATTCTCTCTGGTTGCATGACCCATTTTTTCGGGCGACAGGGACGAGAGCTTGGCAGAACGATCAGACGACACGAACTCGGCCGACTTCCGAAACGACTTCGGTTTGGGGATGTGCGACCGTATCTGCATACGCACGAGAACGTCGTCGAGTACAATGAAATTCATCATGCAATGGAATTGCTTGGTGACGGCAACGGGATCTACATCCGTGGTGCAGGTTCCGGCAATGTTATCCGTCGAAATTATATTCATCACCTGGTCGCACCGACGAAGATGCAGGCGGCGATTCGGACTGACGGCGGACAGAGAGATACGCTCATCGCCGAAAACCTGATCTACAAGTGTACTTCGCAAGGCATCATTTTGAAGTTGAACAATCGATGCGAAAATAACATCATCGCTGACGTGATCGCACCGCCACGGGGCTACTACCTCTCCTTGCGTGAAGGCCCAATGACCGGGGCCACGATTAAGCGGAATATTTTCTATTCATCCGCCGACGATTGCACTTTTATTGATGAATTGCCGCCGGGGAGAGGCCGCACGACTGAAGATCGTCGAGGCCGAACGTTGGCAGCGTCGAAACAGGCCGATACAAATCAGAACATCTACTTTTGCGCAGCCAATCGAAAGCTGGGAGTCGAGATGTTGAAGAGACAACACGCGGACGGTGTCGATGTCGACAGCCTGGCTGTTGATCCAATGTTCGTTGACGCCGCACACGGGGACTTCCAATTGAAGTCTGAGTCGCCGGCGTTGATGATGGGCTTTGTTCCATTTGACATGTCCAAGGTCGGGTTAACAGATGAACGATGA
- a CDS encoding alpha/beta hydrolase, translating to MIDYRRYIVLLTAILVVSDATAQEPNTTKKAARRTRQAKYLETGGERKLEVVYKSIAGKDLKLDLYYPTVKRFEKCPVIVFTHGGGWAAGSRYKAGTGSFAIVFKRLIKQGFAIAPVSYRLVKKGSNVVMRDCVIDCKDAIRYLAKNSERLGIDPMRICVMGDSAGGHIAQMLLLTSADQLPGDASLSKVSYQMAAGVSWYGPCDFEKIDLFNHNDRANFRDRFEARIMGSDSDPKDNLARYREVSPINYLNNDSPPLLMIQGDKDTTIPVKHAYYMKEKAEAVQAPVEIVIIKNSGHNWRRVDADIEPSRDAIIKRTVQFFVDQVRPPH from the coding sequence ATGATCGATTACCGAAGATACATCGTCTTGCTGACCGCAATTCTGGTTGTAAGCGACGCGACTGCTCAGGAACCGAACACCACAAAGAAAGCCGCACGCCGGACTCGACAAGCGAAGTATCTCGAAACTGGCGGGGAACGCAAACTTGAAGTCGTCTATAAGAGCATCGCTGGTAAGGATCTCAAGCTGGACTTGTACTATCCCACCGTCAAACGCTTCGAAAAGTGCCCAGTGATTGTCTTCACACATGGTGGAGGCTGGGCCGCCGGCAGTCGGTACAAGGCGGGAACTGGTTCCTTTGCGATTGTGTTCAAGCGGCTCATCAAGCAGGGCTTCGCGATCGCGCCGGTGAGTTATCGTCTGGTGAAGAAGGGCAGCAATGTTGTGATGCGAGACTGCGTCATCGATTGCAAAGACGCCATCCGTTATCTGGCAAAGAACAGCGAACGACTTGGGATCGACCCCATGCGAATCTGCGTGATGGGCGATTCGGCTGGTGGCCATATTGCTCAGATGCTTTTGTTGACTTCGGCGGATCAGTTGCCCGGCGATGCCAGCCTTTCCAAAGTTTCCTATCAGATGGCGGCTGGCGTTTCCTGGTACGGCCCGTGTGATTTTGAAAAGATCGATTTGTTCAATCACAACGACCGAGCCAACTTTCGTGACCGGTTTGAAGCTCGTATCATGGGCTCCGATTCCGACCCGAAGGACAATTTGGCGCGGTACCGGGAGGTCAGTCCGATTAACTACCTGAACAATGACAGCCCACCGCTGCTGATGATCCAGGGCGACAAGGACACAACTATTCCCGTAAAGCATGCTTACTACATGAAAGAAAAAGCAGAAGCCGTTCAGGCGCCTGTTGAAATCGTGATCATTAAAAACTCTGGTCACAACTGGCGTAGGGTTGACGCCGACATTGAGCCATCCCGCGACGCCATCATTAAACGCACCGTGCAGTTCTTTGTTGATCAGGTCCGGCCGCCGCACTGA
- a CDS encoding sulfatase family protein, producing the protein MHRQRIARTIQLLTCLLLASCPAFAAGQSDGSERPNILFIFTDDWGWGDLGCHGHPYLKTPNIDRLAQEGTDFHRFTVASGVCSPSRTAVMTGHFPARYKIDGHFAWVNSNAKRNVPDWLDPKTPTLPRMLQSAGYATAHFGKWHLSNNMIPDSPLPTNYGYDEYGAFNCAGEQMPVHEDAARAIAFIEKNAAAKKPFFINLWMHEPHTPHHTLPEYRRRFPKLDDPNNVYASVLSHADDRIGELLDALDRLKLTDDTLVIFSSDNGPAGSGRGGKLTVMYDSATGEGFGIGGSVGTTGGRNGRKASILQGGIGVPFIARWPGKIKAGAIDDVSWISAVDLLPTFCEIAGAEMPDGYQPDGTSQLATLQGTKAPRREKPLFWKGVPNRRGPSYSILDGQWRLLTDADFEILELFNVNKDPLEKNNLKDSHPEIAAEMLQKLQAWHRTLPAKPNPECFSKYRARNAGPLPTEAKPLFQFDPSR; encoded by the coding sequence ATGCATCGACAACGAATAGCTCGAACAATACAACTACTGACCTGCCTCCTCTTGGCATCGTGTCCAGCCTTCGCCGCGGGACAGTCCGACGGTTCAGAACGGCCAAACATTCTCTTCATTTTCACAGACGACTGGGGGTGGGGTGATCTCGGTTGCCATGGGCATCCATATCTAAAGACACCAAATATCGATCGGCTTGCCCAAGAAGGTACCGACTTTCATCGATTCACAGTCGCGAGCGGTGTATGCTCGCCAAGCCGCACCGCGGTGATGACAGGGCATTTTCCCGCACGATACAAGATTGATGGTCACTTCGCGTGGGTCAATAGCAATGCCAAACGCAACGTGCCGGACTGGCTTGACCCGAAGACGCCCACGCTTCCGAGGATGCTCCAATCGGCTGGATACGCGACAGCACATTTCGGGAAATGGCATCTATCCAACAATATGATTCCCGATTCGCCCTTGCCTACGAATTACGGCTATGACGAGTACGGTGCCTTCAACTGCGCCGGCGAGCAAATGCCGGTCCACGAAGATGCCGCTCGGGCGATTGCGTTCATCGAAAAGAACGCAGCTGCGAAGAAACCGTTCTTCATTAACTTGTGGATGCACGAGCCGCATACACCGCACCACACACTGCCGGAATATCGTCGGCGTTTTCCGAAGCTGGATGATCCGAATAATGTTTACGCGTCGGTGCTGTCTCACGCCGACGACAGGATTGGGGAATTGCTCGATGCGCTCGACCGATTGAAACTGACTGACGACACGCTGGTGATCTTTAGCTCGGATAATGGTCCGGCCGGCAGCGGCCGAGGCGGCAAGCTGACGGTCATGTACGATTCCGCGACCGGTGAGGGATTCGGAATCGGCGGCAGCGTCGGGACAACCGGCGGACGAAACGGGCGGAAGGCATCCATCCTGCAAGGTGGGATCGGAGTACCCTTCATTGCCCGTTGGCCAGGTAAAATTAAGGCGGGGGCGATTGATGACGTTTCGTGGATCTCCGCCGTCGATCTACTTCCGACGTTCTGCGAAATCGCAGGGGCGGAGATGCCAGATGGCTACCAGCCCGACGGAACAAGCCAACTGGCGACGCTGCAAGGGACGAAAGCTCCGCGACGCGAAAAGCCTTTATTTTGGAAAGGCGTGCCAAACCGCCGGGGGCCTTCTTACTCGATATTAGACGGCCAATGGCGACTATTGACCGACGCAGATTTCGAGATACTTGAGCTTTTCAACGTTAATAAAGACCCCTTGGAAAAGAATAATTTGAAGGACTCACATCCTGAAATCGCCGCCGAGATGCTACAGAAACTTCAAGCCTGGCATCGAACGCTCCCGGCAAAACCCAACCCTGAGTGCTTTTCAAAGTACCGCGCAAGAAACGCCGGCCCACTACCAACAGAAGCCAAACCGCTCTTCCAATTCGACCCATCCAGATAA
- a CDS encoding HEPN domain-containing protein has product MSELQSSVRDLRRLWKPHKERLSEDDPEHPTNIRFHRACSWLRRAEQATEESDLDSALLSQWIAFNALYGQWDQAARAPLADRACWEQFVDRILALDGSDYVPSVLSDNKRLVMSIFDDEFLSRYFWQEPSGKRAGQSKKTMYDARTWYLQGKWALILDRVLERIYLLRCQLTHGAATFNSSLNRTASRRCSTMMDHLLRAFLLVWINHGVNEDWGVMCYPPLRKTSSRR; this is encoded by the coding sequence ATGTCTGAACTACAGTCCTCAGTGCGAGACTTGCGGCGTCTCTGGAAACCCCATAAGGAGCGTTTGAGCGAAGACGATCCTGAGCATCCAACGAACATTCGCTTTCATCGGGCTTGTAGCTGGCTCCGTCGAGCCGAACAAGCGACTGAGGAGAGTGATCTTGATTCCGCCCTTCTTAGTCAGTGGATAGCGTTCAATGCACTCTACGGGCAATGGGATCAAGCGGCACGAGCACCTCTCGCAGACCGGGCGTGCTGGGAACAATTCGTTGATCGGATACTCGCCCTCGATGGTAGCGACTATGTGCCGAGTGTGCTGTCAGACAACAAACGGCTCGTCATGTCCATTTTCGATGACGAGTTCCTAAGCCGATACTTTTGGCAGGAACCAAGTGGCAAACGGGCTGGCCAGTCTAAGAAGACGATGTACGACGCGAGAACCTGGTACTTACAGGGCAAATGGGCCCTCATCCTCGACCGTGTTCTCGAGCGGATCTACCTGTTGCGGTGTCAGCTAACGCATGGGGCTGCCACGTTCAATAGTTCACTTAACCGCACGGCATCCCGGCGTTGCTCGACAATGATGGATCACCTGCTCCGAGCATTTCTGCTCGTCTGGATCAATCACGGAGTCAATGAAGATTGGGGCGTCATGTGCTATCCGCCGTTACGGAAAACATCAAGTAGACGCTGA